The following coding sequences lie in one Lolium perenne isolate Kyuss_39 chromosome 2, Kyuss_2.0, whole genome shotgun sequence genomic window:
- the LOC139835841 gene encoding uncharacterized protein: MERRTVLYNKVVTSYHKAKIERAGLARELEAVKVEAAKVPQLESDLRAARAQCAESEEAGRSAAGKLKLAEQELTRLRLLEQNHLAELNSLRTAEKEKVEDLSRRLTEVEKQRLVPREEVTVKST, from the exons atggagcgacgcaccgtcttgtacaacaaggtggtgactagctaccacaaggccaagatcgagcgagccggcttggctcgcgagctggaggctgtcaagg ttgaagccgccaaggttccgcagctggagtcggatctccgagccgctcgtgcccagtgcgccgagagcgaggaggcgggccgatccgccgccggcaagctcaagctggctgagcaggagctgacgcggctgcgcctgctggaacaGAACCACCTTGCTGAGCTCAACTCCCtccggacggcggagaaggagaaggtggaggatctgagccggcggctaacggaggtggagaagcagcggcttgtgcCGCGGGAGGAGGTCACCGTCAAGTCCAcgtag